CAGCGAGGGCCCCCATCATGGCCTGCGCGAACGGTCCACCCGGCATGCCCGCCTGCACCGTCGGCACCGCCGGGACGGTGGTGGCCGGCGACACCGGCAGCGCGCGGGTGATGGTCTGGATCGCTCCCTCGGGGGCCGACAGACCGCCGACCCGTGAGGCGTTGGCCAGCTGCGCGCTGACCTGCTGGCCGATCTGGCTGCCCCAGTTGGACAGCTGGCTGGTCAGCCCGGAGGTCATGGTCTGCAGCTTGCCGTTGACCATCTCGCTGATGGCATTGAGAAGCGGGTTGGTCGCGCCGTTGGTGAGTCCACCGGTGAGCTGGCCCAGACCGGAGCCCGAGGTGCCGCCGGCACGGGTCAGCGACATGAGCATGCTCATCGGTGCCGAACCGAGCCGCATGGGCACGTTGATCAGCTCCGAGGCGCTCGACAAGCTGCCGGGTGTGGTCAGGCTCAGGTCGGCGAAGGCACCCAGCACCGGAATCTCGTTGAACCCCGACAAGGCAGTCCCGATCGGTTCCCAGAACGCGGTAAGAGGTTGAAGTGCTCCACCGAGTTGGGTCAGTCCCCCGCCGATCGCCTCACCCACGCCTCCCGGGTCCACGGGAAGCGCCGTCGTGGTGAGCGGATCCGACGAGTTTGTCGTCGTTTTGAACATCGCCTGCGGCCGGTCCGCCTTGGACGACGCATCAAAGGCCGACATGACCATCACGTCGTCGGCCCACATGATGTCGTAGAGCGCCTCGCACACCATGATCGCCGGGGTGTTCTGCCCGAGAATGTTGGTGGAGATCAACTCCATACACAACGTGCGGTTGGCGATCACCGCCTCCAGCGGCACCATCGACGAGCGCGCCTGCTCGAAAAACCCCGCGTGCGCCGTGGCCTGGGCCGCAAGAGTCGAGGTCTGTGCGGCGGTGTCGTGCAACCACGCCACGTACGGCTCCAGCTTGGCTTGCATCCTCGTCGATGTCGGGCCGTGCCAGTCACTGGCCAGCCCGGCGACGGTGGATCCGAAGCCGGTCGCGGCGGTCTCCAACTCCTGGGTCAACGCCGCCCAGGCCTCCGAGGCCGCCAGCAGGGGCGCTGATCCCGGCCCGGCCGTGATCAGAAACGAGTTGATCTCGGGTGGAAGGAATTCAAATAGCGCCATGGTCGACCTAGGTCAATCCACCCAGCGTGGCAGCGGTGGCGTTGGCCGCCTCGGCGCCGTCGTAGGCGGCGGCGTTGGTTCGCAACGTGGTGACGAACGCCTCGTGGATGGCCGCGGCCTGCGCGGCGATCGCCTGGTAGAGCTGACCGTGCGCGGAGAACTGCGCCGCGGTAAGTGCCGACACCTCGTCGGCGGCCGCGGGCGCCACGCCGGTCGTCGGTGCCGCCGCGGCGGCGTTGCCGGCGTTCATGCCCGCACCGATCGCCTCCAGGCTGCCGGCCGCCGACACCAACATCGCCGGTTCGGTCTTCACGTACATCTGTTAGCCCCCTTGTGAGAACACGTGACACTGTCGGGCCCTCGCGTCCAACCCCCGGGAACGCCAGGGTTCGTTACGCGCCGTTGCGTATCGATTATGCAGTATCGGTAGTGATCCACGCCACCCCGATCGCCGCATTGCTTAACGAATGGTGTCCGTCCGATGTCGAAACGGCATCGGACGTAGACCGCGACGCTACACCGTCGCGTCAACAGAGGGAACCGTTCGCAGGGCGCAGGTGCCGAACCCCTCCGACCAGCCCGTACGGCCAACCCGGCTCACCGCTCCCTCTATCTGAGAATCACCCAAGACGCGAGACCGGTGACGAGCCGGGCCGCGCTCCGCCCTCAGCGACAAATGACACGACCACGACGTCGTTGCCGCCGGTCTCCGTGAGAATCCTGGGAATAGACAGCAGGCGTTGCTGAATTTCACCTGAAGTCGACGGGGTCGCGCCGGCCCCCTCACCACAGGGAGAAATCGTTGACCCTCTGCTGCGCATTCTCTGACCGTCGGCCAACGCCGACCGTTCGTCGACCCTTCACAGGTCGGCCAGTATGGCCTTGAGCTCCGCGCGGCCCGCCTCATCCAGGGGCAACAGGGGCCGCCGGGGCGCACCGGCGGGCACCCCGAGCAGCTCCAGGCCCGCCTTGACCGTGGCGGCCAGTCCCCCGGCGACGATGAACTCCAGCAGCGCCTTGAGCGAATCGTAGAGCCGCTGGGCGCGATCCTGCTCCCCTGCGCGCACCGCGGCCACCAGGTCCAGACACCGCTGGGCGGCCAGATTCGGCGCGGCGGTGCACCAGCCGGCCGCGCCGGCACGCAGCGCATCGAGCACCAGCGGGTTGCTGCCGTTGTAGAACGGCAGCGCGCCGTCGCTGAGGTCGGCCAGCGCCAGCATGCGGGACAGGTCCCCGGTGGATTCCTTGACCATCGTGACGTGCTCGATCTCGCGGAACATCGACACCAGCAGCGCCGGGCTCATGTCCACCCCGGCGGTCGCCGGATTGTTGTAGGCCATGATCGGCACGTCGACCGCATCGGAGACCGCGCGAAAATGCTCGGTGATCTCCCGCTCGGAGAGCTTCCAGTACGACACCGGGATCACCTGCACCGCGTCGACCCCGGCCCGCTGGGCGGAGCGGGCGCGACGCACGGTGTTGGCGGTGGTCAAATCGGAGACCCCGGCGAGCACCGGGACCGCCCCGTCGACCGCGCCGACCGTGGTGTCGATCACCGCATCGAATTCCGCCTCGCTGAGATACGCCAGCTCCCCGGTGCTGCCCAACGGCGCGATCGCCTGCGCCCCCGCGGCGACAAGGCGCTCGATCATCGCCGCCAGTGACGCGGTGGCCACACCGGTGTCGTCGAACGGGGTGACCGGGTAGGCGATGACTCCTTGGATGGCCGGGGCGGCGGGGGGTGCGGTCACGAGCGGACTCCTCACGGTAGCGGTTTGCGGGGTTCAGCGGGTCAGCGCGCCACTGCGTCAACCCGTCACCGCGTCGGGGTGGCGCACCAGGGCCCGGCGGGCGTAGTAGGCGAAGTTGGCCCGGCTGCGCTGCGGGGTCAGCGTCCAATCGTGGGCCTCGCGGGCCAGCTTGTCGGGCAGCGGTTGGATCTCACCGGCGGCCATCGCGGTCAGCTGCAGCTTGGCGGCACGCTCGATGAGTACCCCCAGTGTGCAGGCCTCCTCGACGGTGGCGCCGACGACGATCTGGCCGTGGTGGGCCAACAGGATCGCGCGCTTGTCGCCCAGCGCCGTGGCGATGATGTCGCCCTCCTCGTTGCCGACCGGCACCCCCGGCCAGTCCCGCAGAAAGGCGCAGTCGTCGTAGAGCGGGGTGGTGTCCATCTGGGAGACGATCAGCGGGACCTCCAGCATGGCCAGCGCCGCCACGTGGAAGGAGTGGGTGTGCACGATGCAGTTCACGTCGGGGCGGGCGCGGTAGATCCAGCTGTGGAACCGGTTGGCGGGGTTGGCCATCCCGTCGCCCTCCAGAACGGTGAGGTCCTCATCGACCACGAGCACGTTGTCCTCGGTGATCTCGTCGAAACCCAGGCCCAGCCGTTGGGTGTAGTAGGTGTCCGGCGCCTCTGCGCGCGCGGTGATCTGGCCGGTCAACCCGGAGTCGTGACCCCCGTCGAAGAGCACCCGGCAGGTCAGCGCCAGCTTCTGGCGGGTCGTCCACTGCGGTTCGGCGACGGTGGTGGCCAGCCGCTGTTGCGCGCGGTCCATCAGGGAGTGTTTGGATTCGGAGAACGTGGTGGCCATGACGGCTCCTCGGCGTCGGGAACACTACCTCCACTATAGGACACTTTGTGTCATAGTGGCAGGGTGACCGCCCTGCTGCGCACCGTCCGCCGTCAGCGCGGACTGACGTTGCAACAGCTGGCCGAGGCGACCGGGTTGACCAAGAGCTACCTGTCGAAGATCGAGCGCGGTCGGGCGGTGCCCTCGATCGCGGCCGCGTTGAAGGTCGCCGACGCCCTCGAGGTGGATGTGGCCCGACTCTTCGCCGCCGAGGGCCCGGCCGGCCGGCTCTCGGTGGACCGCGGCGGCGGCACCGAGCGCTACCGGCTGCTGGCCGCCGACCGGCTGGGAAAGGCCATGTCGGCGTTTATGGTTCGCCCCTCGGCCGGCCCGGGCGACGACCCGCATCCCACCCACACGGGCCAGGAGTTGGTGTTCGTCCACGCCGGATCGGTCGAGCTGCGCCACGGCGACACCACGGTGACGCTGCAGACCGGCGACAGCGCCTACTTCGACGCCGCGATCGACCACAGCCTGCGCCAACTCGGCGACGAGCCGGCCGCCGTGTTGGTGGTTGCCTATCGGGAGCCCGGGGCGGGCCGCTGAGCGGCGGCGGCTACCACTGGCCGGTGGCGCAGGTGACCCCGCTGCCGCCCTGCTGGGAGACCACGACCTCGCCGTCCACGGCGATCTCGCATCCGAAGTTCGGGGGCACGCGCAGCGCACCGCTGGCGTCGACCCGCGCCCACTGGCCGGGGTCGTTCAGTGTGGCGGTGTAGACCAGCGGTTCCCCCGGCGCGATCGGCTGCTGCACCGACGTGAGGTATTTGGTCGAGTCGGCGTTGTACTCGGCCATGCTGGGCGGGTCGGCGCTGATGTAGTAGATCTTGGCCACCAGGCTGTCGGCGGCGGTGATCGTGTAGGTGACCTCGTGGCCGCCGTCGGGATCGGCACCGGCGGTGGCGTTGCTGACTGCGACACCGGCGGCCGCCACCATCAGTGCGGCCCCGATCGTGGTTGTTTTTCGCATGTACGCCATATCGAGGCAGGCTACCGCAGCGTTACAGCCCCGGCGCGCGCCACCGGGAGCGCTCTACCGCCCGGCCCGCAGCAGCGCAGCGACGGTGTCGCGCACCTCGGCCAGCGCCACGTCGGTCTGGGTGCCGGCGACGAGATCCTTCACCCCCACGGTGCCGGCGTCGAGGTCGCGGTCGCCGGCGACCAGCGCCACCACCGCGCCGGAGCGGTCGGCCGCGCGCATCGCTCCCTTGAGCCCGCGGTCGCCGTAGGCCAGATCCACCCCGATGCCGTGGGCCCGCAGGTCGGCGGCCACCACCGCCAGCGCCGCCTTGGCGCGCTGCCCCAGCGGCACCCCGAACACCTCGCAGCGCGCCGCCGCGCCGACCGAGTGTCCCTCGGCGGCCAGCGCCAGCAGGGTGCGGTCCACGCCGAGGCCGAACCCGATCCCGGACAGGTCGGCCCCGCCGAGCCGGGCCATCAGCCCGTCGTAGCGCCCGCCCCCGCCGATTCCGGACTGGGCGCCGAGCCCGTCGTGGACGAACTCGAAGGTGGTCTTGGTGTAGTAGTCCAACCCGCGCACCATCCGCGGATTGATCACGTAGGCCACACCGAGGGCATCCAGGTGGGCGAGCACCGTGTCGAAATGCGCGCGTGCGGACTCCGACAGGTGATCGAGCAGCACCGGCGCCGCCGCGGTCATCTCCCGCATGGCGGGGCGTTTGTCGTCGAGCACCCGCAGCGGGTTGATCTCGGCGCGCCGGCGGGTCTCGTCGTCCAAGTCGAGCCCGAACAGGAACTCCTGCAGCCGTTCCCGATAGGCCGGCCGGCAGGTCTCATCGCCCAGTGAGGTGATCTCCAACCGGAACCCGGTCAGCCCCAGCGACCGGAACGCGGTGTCGGCCACGGCGATCACCTCCGCGTCCAACGCCGGGTCGTCGACCCCGATCGCCTCCACGCCGACCTGCTGCAGCTGCCGGTAGCGACCGGCCTGGGGCCGCTCATAGCGGAAGAACGGCCCCGCGTAGCAGAGCTTGACCGGCAGGGCTCCACGGTCGAGGTGGTGTTCGATGACCGCGCGCACCACCCCGGCGGTGCCCTCCGGACGCAGCGTCACCGAGCGGTCGCCGCGGTCGGCGAAGGTGTACATCTCCTTGGCGACCACGTCGGTGGACTCGCCCACCCCGCGGGCGAACAGCGCGGTGTCCTCGAAGATCGGCAACTCGATGTCGCCGTAGCCGGCGCGGCGGGCCGCACCGAGCATGGTGTCGCGCACCGCGACGAACGCCGACGACTGCGGCGGCAGATAATCCGGCACCCCTTTGGGGCCGGCGAAAGCCTCACGTGATTCGGTCATGCCCGCCGCTCCTCCTCAACCCCGCCTGGTGGCCTGGCTCTACGACGGCCCCTGCCGGCGGTCACCACCCGAGCCCCTGCAGAAACGGGTTGGTGGCGCGTTCGTCGCCGATCGTCGTCGCCAACCCGTGCCCGGGACGCACCACGGTGTCGTCGTTGAGCACCAGCAGCTTCGCCACGATCGATCCCAACAGGTCGCGGCCACTGCCGCCGGGCAGATCGGTGCGCCCGACCGAGCCGGCGAACAGCGTATCGCCGCTGAACACCACGTCCACCGGCCCGGGCCCGGCGGCGTCGATCCGGAAACACACCGACCCGCGGGTGTGGCCCGGGGTGTGGTCGACGGTGACGTTCACCCCGCCCAGCTCCAGCTTGTCGCCGTCACGATCCAGCTCGACGAGCTGCCTGGGTTCACGAAACAGCGCCCCCAGCGCCCACTGCCCCAGCCGCGGGCCGAACCCGCGGATCGGGTCGGTGAGCATGAACCGGTCGGCCGGATGGATGAACGTGGGCACCCCGTAGGTGTCGGAGACCTTCTGCGCCGACCAGATGTGGTCGATGTGGCCGTGGGTGAGCAGCACCGCCGCCGGGGTGAGCCGCTTCTCGTCGAGGATGCGGCGCAGGGTGCCCATCGCCCGCTGGCCCGGGTCGATGATGATCGCATCGGCGCCGGGACGCGGTGCCACCACGTAGCAGTTGCAGGCCAGCAGTCCGGCGGGAAATCCGGTGATCAACACGATGCCCAGTTTTCCACGACCCGGTTTCGCACGCGGGTGGTGCATGCGGGTGGCCTCAGTGCCGCGCAGCCGGGGCTGGCACACTTTGTGCCAACGCAACGAACACGGAGGACAGCCGCGGTGCCCACCAACGAACAACGACGTGCGACAGCCAAACGCAAGCTGGAGCGACAGCTGGAGCGTCGCGCCCACAAGGCCCGTCGCCGCCGGCTGATCACCATCGCCTCCTCGATCGCCGCCGCGGTCCTGCTGGTGGCCGCCGGGGTGTTCGCGGTGTACCAGACCACCGGCGACTCCGACGACACGCCGAGCACCGCCGCGAGCACCCCGCCCGGCATCGACGACCCGGATGCGGCCGGCCACGACGGTGAGCTGCCGCCGTTCACCCCGTACGACACGTCCGCGGTGAACTGCAGCTACCCGTCGTCGGGGGCGCCGGCGGCGAAGAAGGTGGATCCGCCGAAAACCCACGACGGCACGGTGCCGACCGAGCCGGCCACGGTCAGCGTCTCGATGATGACCGACCAGGGGCCGGTGGGGCTGTTGCTGGACCAGGCCAAGTCGCCGTGCACGGTGAACAGTTTCGCGAGCCTGGCCCATCAGGGGTACTTCGATGGCACCACCTGCCACCGGCTGACGACCTCGCCGTCGCTGGGGGTGCTGCAATGCGGTGACCCCGCCGGCACCGGCGAGGGCGGACCCGGCTACTCGTTCGCCGACGAGTACCCCGCCAACGCCTACGAGCCCGGCGACCCGGCGCTGAGCCGCCCGATCACCTACCCGCGCGGCACGCTGGCGATGGCCAACTCCGGCCCGGACACCAACGGCAGCCAGTTCTTCCTGGTCTACCGGGATTCGCAGCTGCCGCCGAACTACACCGTGTTCGGCACCATCCAGGAGGACGGACTGCAGACCCTCGACAAGATCGCCGACGCCGGGGTCGCCGACGGCACCGACGACGGGGCTCCCGCGACGCCGGTGACGATCGAGTCGGTGCTCCTTGACTGACCGCAAACCCACCGCCAACGCCACCGTGGCGCTGGTGGCGGTGAGCACCGCGATCGTGGTGGTGGCGCTGATCATCGGGGTGATCGCGTTCTTGGTGGCCAACGCCGACCACGACGACGCCCCCGGCGACGCCGCCGACCCGGACACCGGCCTGCCGATGCTGCCGCCGAGCCGACCGGCCCCGCCGCCGAACACCGGCATGCTGCCCGAGGTCACCACGCCGCCGCCGGCGGCGGTGAGCTGCCAGTACCACCGCAGCGGGGCGGCCGCCAAACCGGTCACCGCGCCGCGCTCCGGCGAGGTCGCCACCGAGCCGGCCACCCGGGAGGCGACGCTCACCACCGACCAGGGCCGCATCAAGCTGAGCCTGGACAACGCCAAGGCGCCGTGCACCGTGCACAGTTTCGTCGACCTGGCCGGGCAGGGGTTCTTCACCGACACCGCGTGCCACCGGTTGACCACCGGACGCGGGTTGAGGGTGCTGCAGTGCGGTGATCCCACCGGCGACGGCACCGGCGGGCCCGGCTACACCTTCGCCGACGAGTACCCCACCGACCAGTACGCGCCGAACGACCCGAGCCGGCAGATCCCGATCACCTACCCGCGCGGGACGCTGGCGATGGCCAACGCCGGCCCGGACACCAACGGCAGCCAGTTCTTCCTGGTGTACGCCGATTCGCAGTTGCCGCCCGGCTACACCGTGTTCGGCACCATCGACGAGGCCGGGCTCGGTGTGCTCGACACCATCGCCTCGGCCGGGGTGCGCGGCAGGGGCACCGACGGCGCCCCGGCCACCCCGGTGACGATCACCGCGGTCGAGGTGGACTGACCCGGTGAGCACCCCCACCGCCCCCGATCGCCGGCGGCTTTTGCGCCACCTGCTGATCGTGCTGATCATGGTGCTCGTCGCCTACCTGGTGGCGGTGACGGTGAGCATGCTCGTCGGCGACCAGCAGAAACAGTCCGAGATCGACCGGGTGGGCGGCACCCGGATCACGTGGACCCCGCAGACCGCCGGCGCCGCGACACTCTCGGCCACCGATCTCAACCGGGCCGAGCGGGTCTTCACCGGCCGGCTCAAGACCCTGGGCATCAAGAACGCCGAGATCACCAGCGACGACGACACCGTGGTGGTCACCGTGCCCGGCGACGACGCCGCGGCCCTGGCCGACCTCGGGCAGCGGCGGCAACTGACAGTGCGCCCGGTGCTCGAGTCGCTGCCGACCGATGTCGCCGCGACGTTCACGCCCACCGAGGCCACCGACGCGCTCTCGGACGCCGACCGTGCGCGCCAGACGACCGAGCCGCTGCTGCAGCTGCAGGAACTGCACCTGCACGCCCAGCACTGCCACGGCGACGACCCGCTGGCCGGCCGCGACGATCCCGCACTGCCGCTGGTGACGTGCTCGACCGACGCCACCGAGGCCTACCTGCTGGGCCCCGCGGTCCTCGACGGCGAGCAGATCGACCGGGCCGACACCGATGCGGGGCCCCGCGACGACACCGTGGTGAACCTGAGACTCACCCGTGAGGGCAGGCAGACATGGTCGCAGTACAGCAACGCCCACGTCGGGGACGCGGTGGCGTTCACCCTCGACACCCGGGTGATCAGCGCCGCTGTCGTCGGCGAACCCATTGTCCGCGACGCCGTTCAGCTGCCCGTGCGCACCACGGAGCAGGCCCGCCGGCTCACCGAGGCGATCAACGGTCGCGCGTTGCCGGTGGCGTTCGAGGCGACGCGCACCGAGCGTGTCGAGCCCAAGGCCGCGTCGTCGAACTTCTCCTCCCCGGAGTTCGGTCTCATCGTCGGCGGGTTCGTGTTGATGATCGGGCTCATCGGCGGGCTGGTGTTCATGATGGCGCGCGAACGCTCCTGAAACCGCCGGCGGGCTCGTCGCTCAGGACGCCGAGGTGATCCGGTACACGTCGAAGACCCCTTCGACGTTGCGCACCACGTTGAGCAGATGCCCGAGGTGCTTGGGATCGCCCATCTCGAAGCTGAACCGCGAGACCGCCACCCGGTCCCCGGAGGTGGTCACCGACGCGGAGAGGATGTTGACCTTCTCGTCGGCCAACGCGTGGGTGATGTCGGAGAGCAACCGATGCCGGTCGAGGGCCTCGACCTGGATGGCCACCAGAAACACCGACGACGCCGACGGGTTCCACTTCACCTCGATGAGCCGTTCGGACTGCTCCCGCAGTGATTCGGCGTTGGTGCAGTCGGTGCGATGCACACTGACCCCGCCGCCGCGGGTGACGAACCCCATGATCGTGTCGCCGGGCACCGGGGTGCAGCATTTGGCCAGTTTGGTCAGCACCCCCGGCGCCCCGGGCACCTCCACACCGACATCGTCGCTGCGGCGTTCCCGACGCGGCAGCATGGTGGTCGGGGTGGAGCGTTCGGCGAGTTCGTCTTCGGCGTCGTCGTCGGCGCCGAGTGCGGTGACCAGCTTCTGCACCACGTGGCGCGCCGAGGTGTGTCCCTCCCCCACCGCGGTGTAGAGGGCGGCGACGTCGGCGTAGTGCATGTCGCGGGCCAGCTCAGCCATCGACTCACCGCTGACCAGTCGCTGCAGCGGCAGCCCGATGCGGCGGACCTCCCGGGCGATGGCGTCCTTGCCGGACTCCAGCGCCTCCTCGCGGCGTTCCTTGGCGAACCATTGGCGGATCTTGGTTTTCGCGCGCGGGGAGACCACGAACATCTGCCAGTCGCGCGTCGGCCCGGCGTTTTGGGCCTTGGAGGTGAAGACCTCGACCACTTCGCCGTTGTCGAGTTTGCGTTCCAGGGCGACCAACCGGCCGTTGACCCGTGCGCCGATGCAGCGGTGCCCCACCTCGGTGTGCACCGCGTAGGCGAAATCCACCGGGGTCGAGCCGGTCGGCAGGGTGATCACGTCGCCCTTGGGGGTGAACACGAAGATCTCCTTGACCGCCAGGTCGTAGCGCAGCGACTCCAGGAACTCGCCGGGGTCGGCGGCCTCACGCTGCCAGTCCAGCAGTTGGCGCATCCAGGCCATGTCATCGATCTCGGCGGCGGTCTGCGGATGCGGGATACTGTTGCGGCCCTTGGCTTCCTTGTAACGCCAGTGGGCGGCGATGCCGTACTCGGCGGTGCGGTGCATCTCGCGGGTGCGAATCTGCACCTCCAGCGGTTTGCCCTCGGGGCCGACGACGGTGGTGTGCAGGCTCTGGTACACCCCGAAGCGGGGCTGGGCGATGTAGTCCTTGAACCGGCCGGCCATCGGCTGCCACAGCGAGTGCACCACCCCGACCGCGGCGTAACAGTCCCGGATCTGGTCGCAGAGGATCCGGATGCCGACCAGGTCGTGGATGTCGTCGAAGTCGCGGCCCTTGACGATCATCTTCTGATAGATCGACCAGTAGTGTTTGGGCCGACCCTCCACGGTCGCATCGATTTTCGCCGCCGTGAGCGTGGCGGTGATCTCTGCGCGCACCTTGGCCAGGTAGGTGTCGCGCGACGGGGCCCGGTCGGCGACCAGCCGCACGATCTCCTCGTATTTCTTGGGGTGCAGGATCGCGAACGACAGATCCTCCAACTCCCATTTGACGGTGGCCATCCCCAGCCGGTGGGCCAGCGGCGCGATCACTTCCAGCGTCTCGCGGGATTTGGCGGCCTGTTTCTCCGGCGGCAGGAACCGGATGGTGCGCATGTTGTGCAGCCGGTCGGCCACCTTGATCACCAGCACCCGCGGGTCGCGGGCCATCGCGATGATCATCTTGCGGATCGTCTCGCCCTCGGCGGCACTGCCGAGGACCATCCGGTCCAGTTTGGTGACCCCGTCGACCAGGTGTGCCACCTCGGCGCCGAAGTCGGCGGAGAGCGCCTCGAGGCTGTAGCCGGTGTCCTCGACGGTGTCGTGCAGCAGCGCGGCCACCAGCGTGGTGGTGTCCATACCGAGTTCGGCGAGGATGTTGGCCACCGCCAGCGGGTGGGTGATGTAGGGGTCGCCGGATTTGCGCAGCTGGCTGGCGTGGCGCTGCTCGGCGACCCGATAGGCCCGCCCCAACACCGCGACGTCGGTCTTCGGGTAGATCTCGCGGTGCACCGCCACCAGCGGTTCGAGCACCGGGCTGATGCCGCTGCGCTGGGCGGTCATCCGTCGGGCCAGCCGGGCCCGCACCCGTCGCGACGCCGCGGCCGACGCCTTGAGGACGTCGGTGCGTTCGGTGCCGGCCTCGGTGTTCGGTTCGGCGCTGGGTTCGGACGGCAACACGTCGGCGACCGACATCGGCTGGGTGTGTTCGGACACCGTGCGACCCGGCCCGCGGTCTTCGTCAGCCACGTTGCTCACCTCCGCCCCGAGGATATCGCCCGACCCGGCGGTGGGCGGTCGGCGGCGCGGCTCACATCTGGCAGAGGCTGTACACCGGCACCGGGGCGACGGCGCGGCGGCCGTCGAGGGCCGCCAGCTCCAGCACCAC
This sequence is a window from Mycolicibacillus parakoreensis. Protein-coding genes within it:
- a CDS encoding RelA/SpoT family protein; this encodes MSVADVLPSEPSAEPNTEAGTERTDVLKASAAASRRVRARLARRMTAQRSGISPVLEPLVAVHREIYPKTDVAVLGRAYRVAEQRHASQLRKSGDPYITHPLAVANILAELGMDTTTLVAALLHDTVEDTGYSLEALSADFGAEVAHLVDGVTKLDRMVLGSAAEGETIRKMIIAMARDPRVLVIKVADRLHNMRTIRFLPPEKQAAKSRETLEVIAPLAHRLGMATVKWELEDLSFAILHPKKYEEIVRLVADRAPSRDTYLAKVRAEITATLTAAKIDATVEGRPKHYWSIYQKMIVKGRDFDDIHDLVGIRILCDQIRDCYAAVGVVHSLWQPMAGRFKDYIAQPRFGVYQSLHTTVVGPEGKPLEVQIRTREMHRTAEYGIAAHWRYKEAKGRNSIPHPQTAAEIDDMAWMRQLLDWQREAADPGEFLESLRYDLAVKEIFVFTPKGDVITLPTGSTPVDFAYAVHTEVGHRCIGARVNGRLVALERKLDNGEVVEVFTSKAQNAGPTRDWQMFVVSPRAKTKIRQWFAKERREEALESGKDAIAREVRRIGLPLQRLVSGESMAELARDMHYADVAALYTAVGEGHTSARHVVQKLVTALGADDDAEDELAERSTPTTMLPRRERRSDDVGVEVPGAPGVLTKLAKCCTPVPGDTIMGFVTRGGGVSVHRTDCTNAESLREQSERLIEVKWNPSASSVFLVAIQVEALDRHRLLSDITHALADEKVNILSASVTTSGDRVAVSRFSFEMGDPKHLGHLLNVVRNVEGVFDVYRITSAS